A genome region from Prinia subflava isolate CZ2003 ecotype Zambia chromosome 12, Cam_Psub_1.2, whole genome shotgun sequence includes the following:
- the BAHCC1 gene encoding BAH and coiled-coil domain-containing protein 1 isoform X1, which yields MDGREFAPPPRLLSERGSLGHRHGSGRVAGSAHGAVQPPGHFQPTKYFPAPISMATHTAGSSLMGSAPPSSFMGGFLSGSLGSGGPSHPAGPTASPPEPAFCGPHSGTSQIWFSHSHEAPGYPRFSGSLASTFLPMGHLDHHGNGNVLYGQHRFYESQKDNFYLRNLPAQPPLLPASHGFPGIARAAPGPPAGSCSRERDAGPLPKTPKDYERFLAGKEKGGKGDPKERLPEEDPKERHKAVLPVPPEGHCKEGVPLRGSGDGRPKPLASCLLGAKGLDGDGARAALPSCAGSALPRAARCAPKEREPGVPEAPQPYGEAVERRQMLHHAVSYAVPAAGSFPCLPLHAGPEVLCPLPEPPARELKLSGATLVPSVGPPTDKSRSFQAESGGMERGEGKERHAEAGTEPYGAPFHHPLKAEGPAERRLEWGAPGTRLKGLEYLGGAAAEGAPFSGRCPAPKAGLEKGYFEVPPAPDCSRAPRPDPLGVRVGPSCCTLEKGPPKEPPAQKVARIRHQQHPEAEAAEGKRKPLELGGLGYGGHPLPPWGVQGQGPPLAVAEERKGGPYLDPFGAGLVRAQEVPNAPDEVSAMKNLLKYSNGALLGGQKGPPFVGLGSAKGSCAHQDAKFPSGKGQPELERPDCARGREHEALGPGGTEGEVRQPPVGIAVAVARQKDTLGRHEPYGTGGAGSTGRQRAAAGVKAGTARPVHLMELEAEEERGRLCEERLGLPGRDILLQDNKDLVEFARMHPSGGCPGELTPHLMMTGGSSLPAGQLGGDPAAHTHPAHTHWLPRTRSPSIWMGGHSYGIGHPALHQNLPPAFPASMPSAMQPVFPLTQDPPAQLVILPTEPPTHGTPHTLADVMDQASLWPPMYPGRGPGAHLQHTGQLPVYPRSQFLRQQELYALQQQQQQQQRAAQALEIQRQVHGQRKPEEQPLELEERGPEKPLKPSHKAVALNPPAKGLASAAPAPPKLSPCCHSPALRHPAKCPVTLPTAPCTLPACPAASPAVAPRSPAASPLPAPSKGGDGDDARGEGQPPRRYPKPLEPDLPPGYGYPAAAVGYPAAHSAEPADPDPVHAGSPPAEPEQSRTFSPAAEALRDPTPPRDPPAEGPGALLHRHHLLLPPGPAGGTEEPFGGHREVAQGAPEQPEQQHPVPEAGGSPLPPTVEEEEEEEEEEDEEEGDSDGLEPEGSCDEEEEDGDIPGGHQGCSGGLEALIAAGIDLGELPALEEPEEPPPAPPSPAPHSSGIPGIALLSELADLELRRRRCDLAREGEDEELLAFNLQNLATVAAAWSLVEAAGREGSPPPLSPLPVSPPPRARVPRRKYTWTPKNKAVCPLKAAMEQLNTQEVEVRMRLAELQRRYKEKQRELVRLQRRHDHERDESSRSPARRGPGRPRKRKHSSALGRAESRKVKAVKTSLSLLCAELRGDPEPQKKRSKLAGGTFGSLQGSPLKQKVKGKGLPPGLSPFRRRDPNPGARIQKKLNRPKGSKGSKYQGQDPGPRQPPHFRDEPEGDTDSEEGDEEPGLSLPTGPVAVLGPSPSSVVKMEANEKAKKKKERQGLLGPCRLGSPEGEVKIKRRPVKPGAAGKLEKVPGRRKAGGCPEGSKKKLKAKAKESLRPPGPGGPSPPGPPGSLFGGTDPRLLGPRDEGARLGERGKKGTRKSKGLQAALRRKNGALSLALSPRSAKTILSKGKKLAKVKSKVATKQCKGRAVSKLLESFTVEDDFDFDDNSSFSEEEEELGGCLAAGTRRGVPHACAIQKEDLRDGLHILIPKEDSLLYAGSVRTIQPPDIYSIIIEGERGNRQHIYSQEQLLQEAVLDVRPQSRRSLPPGTRVCAYWSQKSRCLYPGNVVRGSSSDEEEEDAEAVLVEFDDGDTGHIAVSNIRLLPPDFKIQCTEPSPALLVSSSCRRAKRACGDVGTPGALPPTLCPDHGPQPPRNSGRKAAGKEKSGKAVEGLSGGRGPALADPAAGRRGGSLLSWAAVAQTKRKAANKGSAVLQNLFQVNGSTKKLRAKETLFPLHHHHHHLAAPVFGNAFGADSFGRIASSYGSFGAGAGLVLPAAQKLLRSKKAERLEAEVGRSGRRKATGSEFLVKLDHEGVTSPKNKTCKALLLAEKDFGARLERPLGSHGYGHAGLGGRERRGRAATHPLPVGLALRKYSGHGDFALNCDSDCHSSYSDMDEDEDAGGLGADVPSRFMTRLSVSSSSSGSSTSSSSGSISTSSLCSSDNEDSSYSSEDEDSALLLQTCLSHPVPALLAQPDALRPKGAAPQRCFLSKAAAAGPKAKLKRKDPLSFAKAKEFSRRQRLPSVENRPKISAFLPARQLWRWSGNPTQRRGMKGKARKLFYKAIVRGKETLRVGDCAVFLSAGRPNLPYIGRIESMWESWASNMVVKVKWFYHPEETKLGKRQSDGKNALYQSCHEDENDVQTISHKCQVVGREHYEQLTRGRRCQDRQDLYYLAGTYDPTTGRLVTADGVPILC from the exons ATGGACGGCCGTGAGTTcgcgcccccgccgcggctGCTGTCGGAGCGGGGCAGCCTGGGCCACCGGCACGGCTCGGGGCGCGTGGCGGGGTCGGCGCACGGGGCCGTGCAGCCCCCCGGACACTTCCAGCCCACCAAGTACTTCCCGGCGCCCATCTCCATGGCCACGCACACAG ctggcagcagcctgatGGGGAGTGCCCCCCCCTCCTCCTTCATGGGGGGCTTCCTGAGTGGCAGCCTGGGCTCGGGGGGGCCCAGCCACCCTGCCGGCCCCACCGCCTCCCCCCCAGAACCAGCCTTCTGCGGGCCCCACTCCGGCACCTCCCAGATCTGGTTCTCCCACTCCCATGAAG CCCCAGGGTACCCCCGCTTCTCTGGGAGCTTGGCCTCCACCTTCCTGCCCATGGGCCACCTGGACCACCACGGCAATGGGAACGTGCTCTATGGCCAGCACCGTTTCTACGAGAGCCAGAAAG ATAACTTCTACCTGCGGAACCTTCCGGCACAGCCCCCCCTGCTCCCCGCCAGCCACGGCTTCCCCGGCATCGCCCGCGCTGCCCCCGGGCCTCCCGCCGGCTCCTGCAGCCGGGAGCGGGACGCCGGCCCCCTCCCCAAGACCCCCAAGGACTACGAGCGCTTCCTGGCGGGCAAGGAGAAGGGGGGCAAGGGGGACCCCAAGGAGCGGCTGCCCGAGGAGGACCCCAAGGAGCGGCACAAGGCGGTGCTGCCGGTACCGCCCGAGGGGCACTGCAAGGAGGGGGTGCCGCTGCGGGGCTCCGGCGACGGGCGCCCCAAGCCCCTGGCCTCGTGCCTGCTGGGGGCCAAGGGGCTGGACGGGGACGGAGCCCGCGCCGCGCTGCCCAGCTGTGCCGGGAGCGCcctgccccgcgccgcccgctgCGCCCCCAAGGAGCGGGAGCCGGGGGTCCCCGAGGCCCCCCAGCCCTACGGCGAGGCGGTGGAGCGGCGGCAGATGCTGCACCACGCCGTGTCCTACGCCGTGCCCGCCGCcggctccttcccctgcctcccGCTCCACGCCGGCCCCGAGGTGCTGTGCCCGCTGCCCGAGCCCCCCGCCCGCGAACTGAAGCTCAGCGGGGCTACACTGGTGCCCTCGGTGGGGCCCCCGACGGACAAGAGCCGCTCCTTCCAGGCGGAATCCGGCGGGATGGAGCGCGGGGAGGGCAAGGAGCGGCACGCCGAGGCGGGCACTGAGCCCTACGGTGCCCCCTTCCACCACCCGCTGAAGGCCGAGGggccggcggagcggcggctGGAGTGGGGCGCTCCGGGCACCCGGCTGAAGGGGCTGGAGTACCTGGGGGGGGCCGCAGCCGAAGGAGCCCCCTTCTCCGGCCGGTGCCCGGCTCCCAAGGCGGGGTTGGAGAAGGGCTACTTTGAGGTGCCGCCAGCCCCGGACTGCTCCCGCGCCCCCCGGCCCGACCCTCTGGGCGTGCGCGTCGGCCCCTCCTGCTGCACTTTAGAGAAGGGTCCCCCCAAGGAGCCCCCGGCCCAGAAGGTGGCTCGGATCcggcaccagcagcaccccgAGGCGGAGGCGGCCGAGGGCAAGCGCAAGCCCCTGGAGTTGGGTGGCCTGGGGTACGGcgggcaccccctgcccccctggggggtgcagggccaggggccccccctggctgtggctgaggaGCGGAAGGGGGGGCCCTACCTGGACCCCTTTGGCGCGGGGCTGGTGCGGGCGCAGGAGGTGCCCAATGCCCCTGACGAGGTGTCAGCCATGAAGAACCTGCTCAAGTACAGCAACGGGGCGCTGCTGGGGGGGCAGAAGGGCCCCCCCTTCGTGGGGCTGGGCAGCGCCAAGGGCAGCTGCGCCCACCAGGATGCCAAATTCCCATCGGGAAAGGGTCAGCCGGAGCTGGAGCGGCCAGACTGCGCCCGCGGCCGGGAGCACGAGGCGCTGGGCCCCGGCGGCACCGAGGGCGAGGTGCGGCAGCCGCCCGTGGGCATCGCGGTGGCCGTGGCACGGCAGAAGGACACGCTGGGCCGCCACGAGCCCTACGGCACCGGTGGCGCCGGCAGCACCGGGCGGCAGCGGGCGGCTGCTGGGGTCAAAG CAGGCACCGCACGCCCCGTGCACCTGATGGAGCTGGAGGCGGAGGAGGAGCGGGGCCGGCTGTGCGAGGAGCGCCTGGGGCTGCCCGGGAGGGACATCCTGCTCCA GGACAACAAGGACCTGGTGGAGTTTGCCCGGATGCACCCATCGGGAGGGTGTCCCGGGGAGTTGACACCCCATCTGATGATGACGGGGGGCTCGTCACTGCCGGCGGGGCAGCTCGGGGGGGACCCCGCTGCCCACACCCACCCTGCACACACGCACTGGCTGCCCCGCACCCGCAGCCCCTCCATCTGGATGGGGGGACACTCCTACG GCATCGGGCACCCCGCCCTGCACCAGAACCTgccccctgccttccctgcctccaTGCCCAGCGCCATGCAGCCCGTGTTCCCCCTCACCCAGGACCCCCCCGCCCAGCTCGTCATCCTCCCCACGGAGCCCCCCACCCACGGCACCCCCCACACGCTGG ctgatgtGATGGACCAGGCGTCGCTGTGGCCCCCCATGTACCCGGGCCGGGGTCCCGGTGcccacctgcagcacacagggcagctCCCTGTGTACCCACGGTCGCAGTTCCTGCGGCAGCAGGAGCTCtatgccctgcagcagcagcagcagcagcagcaacgGGCAGCCCAGGCCCTCGAGATCCAGCGCCAGGTGCACGGCCAG CGGAAGCcggaggagcagcccctggagctggaggagaggggtCCCGAGAAGCCCCTCAAACCCTCCCACAAAGCAGTTGCCTTAAACCCCCCGGCCAAGGGCCTGGCCTCGGCGGCCCCCGCGCCCCCCAAGCTGTCCCCGTGCTGCCACTCGCCGGCCCTGCGGCACCCGGCCAAGTGCCCCGTGACGCTGCCCACGGCCCCCTGCACTTTACCCGCCTgccccgccgccagccccgccgtGGCCCCGCGCTCGCCCGCCGCCAGCCCCCTGCCCGCCCCCAGCAAGGGCGGCGACGGCGACGACGCGCGGGGCGAGGGGCAGCCCCCGCGCCGCTACCCCAAACCCCTGGAGCCAG ACCTGCCCCCCGGGTATGGCTACCCCGCCGCCGCCGTGGGCTACCCCGCGGCGCACTCGGCCGAGCCGGCGGACCCCGACCCCGTGCACGCCGGCTCCCCGCCCGCCGAGCCCGAGCAGTCCCGGACCTTCAGCCCCGCGGCCGAGGCTCTGCGGGACCCGACCCCCCCGCGGGACCCCCCGGCCGAGGGTCCCGGGGCGCTGCTGCACCGCCAccacctgctgctgcccccgggGCCGGCCGGCGGCACCGAGGAGCCCTTCGGGGGGCACCGGGAGGTGGCTCAGGGAGCGCCGGAGCAGCCGGAGCAGCAGCACCCCGTGCCCGAAGCAGGGGGCTCCCCGCTGCCCCCCactgtggaggaggaggaggaagaggaggaggaggaggacgaggaggaagGCGACAGCGATGGCTTGGAGCCAGAGGGCAGCTGcgatgaggaggaggaggatggtgaCATCCCCGGTGGACATCAGGGCTGCTCGGGTGGGCTGGAGGCGCTGATCGCCGCCGGCATCGACCTGGGGGAGCTGCCGGCGCTGGAGGAACCCGAGGAgccccccccggcccccccctCGCCTGCCCCCCACTCCTCAGGGATCCCCGGCATCGCCCTGCTCAGCGAGCTCGCCGACCTGGAGCTGCGCCGGCGCCGCTGCGACCTGGCCAGGGAAG gtgaggatgaggagctgctggccttCAACCTGCAGAACCTGGCCACGGTGGCGGCCGCCTGGTCACTGGTGGAGGCggcagggcgggagggcagCCCCCCCCCGCTCAGccccctgcccgtgtcccccccgccccgcgcccgcgtGCCCCGGCGCAAGTACACCTGGACCCCCAAAAACAAGGCC GTGTGCCCGCTGAAGGCGGCCATGGAGCAGCTGAACACGCAGGAGGTGGAGGTGCGGATGCGCCTGGCCGAGCTCCAGCGCCGCTACAAGGAGAAGCAGCGGGAGCTGGTGAGGCTGCAGCGGCGCCACGACCACGA GCGTGACGAGAGCTCCCGCAgcccggcgcggcgcgggcccggccggCCCAGGAAGAGGAAACACTccagtgccctgggcagggccgAGAGCCGCAAGGTCAA GGCAGTGAAGaccagcctgtccctgctgtgtgccgAGCTGCGGGGGGACCCTGAGCCCCAGAAGAAGAGGAGCAAACTGGCAGGGGGGACCTTCGGCAGCCTCCAGGGCTCCCCG CTGAAGCAGAAGGTGAAGGGCAAGGGGCTGCCCCccgggctcagccccttccGCCGGAGGGACCCCAACCCCGGTGCCCGCATCCAGAAGAAGCTGAACCGGCCCAAGGGCTCCAAGGGCTCCAAGTACCAGGGGCAGGACCCCGGTCCCCGGCAGCCCCCCCACTTCAGAG ATGAGCCTGAGGGTGACACAGACAGCGAGGAGGGGGACGAGGAGCCGGGGCTGTCACTGCCCACGGGGCcggtggctgtgctggggccctCCCCGTCCTCCGTGGTGAAGATGGAGGCCAACGAGAAGgccaagaagaaaaaggaaaggcaggggCTGCTAG GTCCCTGCCGCCTGGGCAGCCCCGAGGGGGAGGTGAAGATCAAGCGGCGGCCGGTGAAGCCGGGGGCAGCCGGGAAGCTGGAGAAGGTGCCGGGCCGGCGGAAGGCAGGGGGCTGCCCCGAGGGCAGCAAGAAGAAGCTGAAAGCCAAGGCCAAGGAGAGCCTGCGGCCCCCAGGCCCCGGCGGCCCCagccccccgggacccccgggcagCCTCTTTGGGGGCACCGACCCCCGGCTGCTGGGGCCGCGGGACGAGGGGGCTCGGCTGGGAGAGAGGGGCAAGAAGGGCACCCGCAAGAGCAAAGGGCTGCAGGCGGCCCTCAGG CGCAAGAATGGGGCACTCTCTCTGGCCCTCTCTCCCCGGAGCGCCAAGACCATCCTGAGCAAGGGCAAGAAACTGGCCAAGGTCAAGAGCAAAGTGGCCACCAAACAG TGCAAGGGCCGGGCCGTCAGCAAACTCCTGGAGAGCTTCACCGTGGAGGATGACTTCGACTTCGACGACAACAGCAGCTTctcggaggaggaggaggagctggggggctGCCTGGCAGCGGGGACACGCCGGGGGGTGCCCCACGCCTGCGCCATCCAGAAGGAGGATCTGCGGGACGGGCTGCACATCCTGATCCCCAAGGAGGACAGCCTGCTCTACGCCGGCAGCGTGCGCACCATCCAGCCCCCTGACAT ctaCAGCATCATCATCGAGGGAGAGCGGGGGAACCGGCAGCACATCTActcacaggagcagctgctgcaggaggca GTCCTGGACGTTCGGCCGCAGTCACGCCGGAGCCTCCCACCCGGCACCCGCGTCTGTGCCTACTGGAGCCAGAAATCCCGGTGCCTCTACCCCGGGAATGTGGTGCGAG GCTCCTCCAGcgatgaggaggaggaggacgcCGAGGCCGTGCTGGTGGAGTTCGATGACGGGGACACGGGACACATCGCTGTGTCCAACATCCGCCTGCTGCCCCCCGACTTCAAGATCCAAT GCACCGAGCCCTCCCCGGCATTGCTGGTGTCCAGCTCCTGCCGGCGGGCAAAGCGGGCGTGTGGCGACGTGGGCACCCCTGGGGCGCTGCCCCCCACGCTGTGCCCCGACCACGGCCCCCAGCCCCCCCGGAATTCCGGCAGGAAGGCGGCGGGCAAGGAGAAAAGTG GCAAAGCCGTGGAGGGGCTGTCGGGGGGCCGGGGTCCGGCGCTGGCTGACCCCGCggccgggcggcgcggggggtccctgctcagctgggcCGCCGTGGCACAGACCAAGCGGAAGGCGGCGAACAAGGGCTCGGCCGTGCTCCAGAACCTCTTCCAGGTCAACGGCAGCACCAAGAAGCTGCGGGCCAAGGAGACCCTCTTCCCTctgcaccaccaccaccaccacctcgCCGCCCCCGTCTTCGGCAACGCCTTCGGCGCCGACTCCTTCGGCCGCATCGCCAGCTCCTACGGCTCCTTCGGCGCCGGTGCCGGGCTGGTGCTGCCGGCGGCCCAGAAGCTCCTGCGCTCCAAGAAGGCCGAGCGGCTGGAGGCCGAGGTGGGCAGGAGCGGGCGCAGGAAGGCGACAGGCAGCGAGTTCCTGGTCAAGCTGGACCACGAAGGGGTGACGTCCCCCAAGAACAAGACGTGCAAGGCGCTGCTGTTGGCCGAGAAGGACtttggggccaggctggagcgGCCGCTGGGCAGCCACGGCTACGGACACGCCGGCCTGGGCGGGCGGGAGCGCAGGGGCCGCGCGGCCACGCACCCGCTGCCCGTGGGGCTGGCGCTGCGCAAGTACTCGGGGCACGGGGACTTCGCCCTGAACTGCGACAGCGACTGCCACAGCTCCTACTCGGACATGGACGAGGACGAGGACGCGGGTGGCCTCGGCGCCGACGTCCCCTCGCGCTTCATGACGCGCCTTTCcgtgtcctcctcctcctcgggcTCCTCCACCTCgtccagctctggctccatctccacgtccagcctgtgctcctcGGACAATGAGGATTCCTCCTACAGCTCGGAGGACGAGGACtcggcgctgctgctgcagacctgCCTGTCGCACCCGGTGCCGGCGCTGCTGGCGCAGCCGGACGCGCTGCGGCCCAAGGGCGCCGCGCCCCAGCGCTGCTTCCTGTCCAaggcggccgccgccggccccaAGGCCAAGCTCAAGCGCAAGGATCCCCTCAGCTTCGCCAAAGCCAAAGAGTTCTCCCGGCGGCAGCGCCTGCCCTCGGTGGAAAACCGGCCAAAGATCTCCGCCTTCCTGCCCGCGCGCCAGCTCTGGAGGTGGTCGGGGAACCCCACACAG CGGCGCGGCATGAAGGGCAAGGCGCGGAAGCTGTTCTACAAGGCCATCGTGCGGGGCAAGGAGACGCTGCGCGTGGGCGACTGCGCCGTGTTCCTGTCGGCCGGGCGGCCCAACCTGCCCTACATCGGCCGCATCGAGAGCATGTGGGAGTCCTGGGCCAGCAACATGGTGGTCAAGGTCAAGTGGTTCTACCACCCCGAGGAGACCAAGCTGGGCAAGCGCCAGAGCGATGGCaag AACGCGCTGTACCAGTCGTGCCACGAGGACGAGAACGACGTGCAGACCATCTCGCACAAGTGCCAGGTGGTGGGGCGGGAGCACTACGAGCAGCTGACGCGCGGCCGCCGCTGCCAGGACCGCCAGGACCTCTATTACCTGGCGGGCACCTACGACCCCACCACGGGGCGCCTGGTGACCGCCGACGGGGTGCCCATCCTGTGCTGA